The window GTCGCTCATCTCGCTATCGTGCGGTCGCTGAGAGTCGTCAGGTCGCTGTAGTAGCAGGCTAATCTGATTCAGCTAAGGTAGCTATCGTAGGTATCTCAGGTGGCTATTCTACCTTAGGTGGCTTAGCAAAGGCAACTGTGCACGGTGAGACAGATGTCTTGCGTACCTTCTTTGCAGATGGCGCAAAAGCAGCGACCGAACGGCGGGCCGAAACGCGTTCCGTGGTTAACGGCGACGGGCCGGGGGAGCCAAGGAACCGACTCGAACGACGAGGCCACTGCCGGCCTCCGCGTTCAGTTCCGGCGGTGGGCCGCCGACGGTGACACCATGACCGAACACGAACCCGAACCTCGCGCGGTCGCGGTTGGCGTCCTGAAAGGGGGATTCGCCAAGACGACGACTGCGATCAATCTCGCACGCGAACTAGCATACAGAAACGAGTCTGCACTCGTCGTCGACCTCGACGACAACGGCCATATGACGCAGAACCTCGGATTCACCGAGGCGTACGAGGCCGAGACCAACCACGTCCACGAGGTCCTCCTCGACGAGGGCGACCCGCGGGAGGCTATCGTCGACGTCGTCGACGGACTCGACTTACTCCCCGCACACCAAGACCTGGAGGACGTCCAAACCCAGTTGAAGAACGCGATGGGCGGGTCGACGAGACTGAACACGCGCGTGGTCGAACCACTTCTCGGCGAGGAGTACGACTACATCGTCGTCGACTGTCCGGCGAACCAGGGGAAACTCAACGAGAACGCGCTGTACGCGACGAACAACCTCATCATCCCGGTTCGCCCCGAGACGGGCTACGACTCGGGTATCCACAACACGGTGAACCGACTGGTGAAGGAGGCGCGCCAGTACTTCGAGTTGGACATCCTCGCGGTCGTCCCCTCCGGACTTTCACAGCGACTCGACCAGGACCGCAGGGACCGTGCGCTGTTGGAGGAGATCAACTCGATGGGCATCGCCGACTCCGTCGTGCCGAACTTCTGCCGACTCAGCGACGAGGACTGGGCGGCCATCGACGACGGCTCGTACGACGGTCCCCTGCCGGGAATCCGCTACCGCTCGGCCATCGACGACGCGAACGACGCGGGACTCCCCCTTCGCGACTACGACGCGACGTGTGACCAACTCTCCTGTTACGACGAACTCGCGGGGATCGTCGAACGCGGCGGCGTCGTCCGCGAGACGCCCGAGGAGGTGACGCACTGATGGCGTTCGACGACCTCGATCAGGCCGAACAGGAGGAAGCACAACAGGACGCGACCGATATGGACGCGTCCGCGGGGTCCACCACGGAACCGGACGAGATGCCCCACGAACCGGACGCGGAACGCGACACAGACCGGCTAGACCGGGCGCAGACTGGTG of the Halobaculum limi genome contains:
- a CDS encoding ParA family protein gives rise to the protein MTEHEPEPRAVAVGVLKGGFAKTTTAINLARELAYRNESALVVDLDDNGHMTQNLGFTEAYEAETNHVHEVLLDEGDPREAIVDVVDGLDLLPAHQDLEDVQTQLKNAMGGSTRLNTRVVEPLLGEEYDYIVVDCPANQGKLNENALYATNNLIIPVRPETGYDSGIHNTVNRLVKEARQYFELDILAVVPSGLSQRLDQDRRDRALLEEINSMGIADSVVPNFCRLSDEDWAAIDDGSYDGPLPGIRYRSAIDDANDAGLPLRDYDATCDQLSCYDELAGIVERGGVVRETPEEVTH